From the genome of Streptacidiphilus rugosus AM-16, one region includes:
- a CDS encoding nuclear transport factor 2 family protein — translation MEHTREPSEVVAALWRRIEARDWPGVAALLAPDAVVEWPVSGERIVGAENFVAVNSEYPEGWSIRVLRIVASTGAEVVSEVAVPHRELGEFRAVSFWEVREGLIVSGREYWTTPGSDPRPEWRAGYVEAM, via the coding sequence ATGGAACACACGAGGGAACCTTCCGAGGTCGTGGCCGCCCTGTGGCGGCGGATCGAGGCCCGCGACTGGCCGGGCGTGGCCGCGCTCCTCGCGCCGGACGCGGTCGTGGAGTGGCCGGTCAGCGGCGAGCGCATCGTCGGCGCGGAGAACTTCGTCGCCGTCAACAGCGAGTACCCGGAGGGGTGGTCGATCCGGGTGCTGCGGATCGTCGCCTCCACGGGCGCCGAGGTCGTCTCCGAGGTGGCGGTCCCGCACCGCGAGTTGGGCGAGTTCCGCGCGGTCTCCTTCTGGGAGGTGCGGGAGGGGCTGATCGTCTCCGGGCGGGAGTACTGGACCACCCCCGGCTCCGATCCGCGCCCGGAGTGGCGGGCGGGCTACGTCGAGGCGATGTAG
- a CDS encoding enoyl-CoA hydratase-related protein: MRILVHASAFNSLTQRVTVELAHQGHLTAVSLDLGGGPRGDAELREAIRRHRPELIVAPMLTTAVPEDVWSRHVCLIVHPGPPGDRGPSSLDWALSEGRRSWGVTVLQAVAEMDAGDVWAAEAFDIPEHAAGGGIAKSDLYRNELADAASAAVLRAVERYASGAYRPRPAPPGVARPWFRQDRRQIDWSAEGTDAVARKLRTADSSPGVLDTLGGREYFLYGGQPEDELHGSPGALLATRDGAVCRATVDGAVWLTAARPRRTPGGPPTAKAPAAGVLAAAGLLRGVPEVGVRLRPHHKRQTWATVRYAEHGGVGLLRFSYPGGAMSTGDCRRLLAAYRYARNRPTRVLVLGAHRDVFSHGIHLGAIEAAPDPARESWANINAMDDLVEAILTTEDKLTVAALGGNAAAGGLMLALAADEVWVRSGAVLNPHYRLMGLHGSEYWTYTLPRRVGPEQALRLTTDALPLGPERALELGLVDRVLRCTPERVPDHVAELAEALATDPRLPRRLAAKRGALRRAEGRRPLAWYRAEELALMHRNFYGPDDEYHRLRRAFLHKVSPGATPERLRRIVA; this comes from the coding sequence ATGCGCATCCTCGTGCACGCCAGCGCCTTCAACAGCCTCACCCAGCGCGTCACCGTCGAGCTCGCCCACCAGGGCCACCTGACCGCCGTCAGCCTCGACCTGGGCGGCGGGCCGCGCGGGGACGCCGAGCTGCGCGAGGCGATACGCAGGCACCGGCCCGAACTGATCGTCGCACCGATGCTGACCACGGCCGTCCCCGAGGACGTCTGGTCGCGGCACGTCTGCCTGATCGTCCATCCGGGACCGCCCGGCGACCGGGGGCCCTCCTCCCTGGACTGGGCGCTGAGCGAGGGTCGCCGCAGCTGGGGGGTGACCGTGTTGCAGGCCGTGGCGGAGATGGACGCCGGGGACGTCTGGGCGGCCGAGGCCTTCGACATCCCCGAGCACGCCGCGGGCGGTGGCATCGCCAAGAGCGACCTGTACCGCAACGAGCTGGCCGACGCGGCGTCAGCCGCCGTGCTGCGCGCGGTCGAGCGCTATGCCTCCGGCGCGTACCGGCCGCGGCCCGCCCCGCCCGGGGTCGCCCGGCCCTGGTTCCGGCAGGACCGGCGGCAGATCGACTGGTCGGCGGAGGGCACCGACGCCGTCGCGCGCAAGCTGCGCACGGCCGACTCCAGTCCCGGCGTGCTCGACACGCTCGGCGGCAGGGAGTACTTCCTGTACGGCGGGCAGCCCGAGGACGAACTCCACGGGTCGCCCGGCGCGCTGCTGGCCACCAGGGACGGGGCCGTCTGCCGGGCGACGGTCGACGGGGCCGTCTGGCTGACCGCCGCCCGGCCGCGCCGCACACCCGGCGGGCCGCCGACCGCCAAGGCGCCGGCCGCCGGCGTGCTCGCCGCCGCGGGCCTGCTGCGCGGCGTGCCCGAGGTCGGCGTCCGGCTGCGACCGCACCACAAGCGGCAGACCTGGGCCACCGTCCGCTACGCGGAGCACGGGGGCGTCGGACTGCTGCGCTTCTCCTACCCCGGTGGGGCGATGAGCACGGGGGACTGCCGTCGGCTCCTCGCCGCCTACCGGTACGCACGCAACAGACCGACGAGGGTGCTGGTGCTCGGTGCGCACCGGGACGTCTTCTCCCACGGCATCCACCTCGGCGCGATCGAGGCCGCGCCCGATCCGGCCAGGGAGTCCTGGGCCAACATCAACGCGATGGACGATCTCGTCGAGGCCATCCTGACGACCGAGGACAAGCTCACCGTCGCCGCACTCGGCGGCAACGCCGCCGCCGGCGGGCTGATGCTGGCGCTCGCCGCGGACGAGGTCTGGGTCCGCTCCGGCGCGGTGCTCAACCCGCACTACCGGCTGATGGGCCTGCACGGCTCGGAGTACTGGACCTACACCCTCCCGCGCCGCGTCGGACCGGAGCAGGCGCTCCGGCTGACCACCGACGCGCTGCCGCTCGGGCCCGAGCGGGCCCTGGAGCTGGGGCTGGTCGACCGGGTGCTGCGGTGCACCCCGGAACGCGTGCCCGACCACGTCGCGGAGCTCGCCGAGGCCCTGGCGACCGATCCGCGCCTGCCGCGCCGCCTGGCCGCGAAGCGCGGCGCGCTCCGCCGCGCCGAGGGCCGGCGGCCGCTGGCCTGGTACCGCGCGGAGGAACTCGCGCTGATGCACCGGAACTTCTACGGCCCCGACGACGAGTACCACCGGCTCAGGCGCGCCTTCCTGCACAAGGTCAGCCCTGGAGCGACCCCGGAACGGCTGCGCCGCATCGTCGCCTGA
- a CDS encoding SCO6745 family protein, translating to MTTTRPFDLRAARAMRDGLDPYHALIVFSPASVGVFAGAGLDPWAAYFAGRSAPLGAASEGLVDAIFFHFEPGMVAAQMAKVRAAAEPDKLLALRLEAAAAAARDTLGEEVIGSAEMAEAAELAVTAAAACTAAGRPLGAANAALPLPDAPHLRLWQAATTLREWRGDGHNAALLASGMDAVEVLVNAVAAGVERRESIQPRRGWSDAAWEAAEQRLHARGLLTEDGGLTLRARELREEIEDLTDRLALAPWQALGRDGTRRLHELVLPWSAVVSDRFLAKLRLRPAPFPEA from the coding sequence CTGCGTGCCGCACGCGCCATGCGCGACGGCCTGGACCCCTACCACGCGCTGATCGTGTTCAGCCCGGCATCCGTCGGCGTCTTCGCCGGGGCCGGACTCGACCCCTGGGCCGCCTACTTCGCCGGCCGGTCCGCGCCGCTGGGCGCGGCGTCCGAGGGCCTGGTGGACGCGATCTTCTTCCACTTCGAGCCCGGCATGGTCGCCGCGCAGATGGCGAAGGTCCGCGCCGCGGCGGAGCCGGACAAGCTGCTCGCCCTCCGCCTGGAGGCCGCGGCCGCGGCCGCGCGCGACACCCTCGGCGAGGAGGTCATCGGCTCCGCCGAGATGGCCGAGGCCGCGGAGCTCGCGGTGACCGCGGCCGCCGCGTGCACCGCCGCCGGCCGCCCGCTGGGCGCCGCGAACGCGGCGCTGCCGCTCCCGGACGCCCCGCACCTGCGCCTGTGGCAGGCGGCGACCACGCTGCGCGAGTGGCGCGGCGACGGCCACAACGCCGCGCTGCTGGCCTCCGGCATGGACGCGGTCGAGGTCCTCGTCAACGCGGTGGCGGCCGGAGTGGAGCGCCGCGAGAGCATCCAGCCGCGCCGCGGCTGGAGCGACGCGGCCTGGGAGGCGGCGGAGCAGCGGCTCCACGCCCGGGGCCTGCTCACCGAGGACGGCGGCCTGACCCTGCGGGCGCGGGAGCTCCGCGAGGAGATCGAGGACCTCACCGACCGCCTCGCCCTGGCCCCCTGGCAGGCCCTCGGCCGCGACGGCACCCGCCGCCTGCACGAACTCGTCCTGCCGTGGAGCGCGGTGGTCTCCGACCGCTTCCTCGCCAAACTCCGCCTGCGCCCGGCGCCCTTCCCCGAGGCCTGA